Part of the Triticum urartu cultivar G1812 chromosome 2, Tu2.1, whole genome shotgun sequence genome, AGTTTTAAAAACTAGACCGGACCACCGATTCGATCGGAAAAACCAGGAACCGGTATCTTGCCTACCTTTTAAGGTGTATTGGTCTTTTAGTAAAAAAAGACGGAAATattcaaaaaataaataaatggtgCATAACCTAGGGATTAAACACCTAACCTTGAGGTAAGACACCAATAAGCAACTAGGCCAATACCACCTTATGAATTATTAATGGTTTACATCCAATATTATGTGTATTTCTTTGATGTGAggtcaaaattttaaaaaataacCTTGAATATTCTGATTTTTTTGTCGGTAAATACCTTAACCGACAGGCTCAGCGGTTCGATTTTTTAAACTATGGACCGACACATCGAAGTAGCTTAACAACTCGAGGTTCCATGATGCATTCTCATTCAGAAATTCAGACACCAATCGGATACGGAACCTATGAAACCATGAAATCCTTGCGCTCTGCCCTCGTTGTTATTTCTGTATACACGTTCCCCGGGACCAGAGCGGGGCTACAAACTCTTACGAAGAAATTAAACGCTTTGTTCGCTACACTCTAAACCTTAAGACTGCACAATTATAggcaaaaagaaagaaaaaaaagtttAAAACTGCACAAACACGGCACGATGATTTACAGCACGGAACAACGAATCAAACACCCCGCGACGCTTTGCCGCAGAACACTTCGCCGCTCGCTCGATCACGACGGTCGGCTTAGCCTGCTGCCTCACCCGCGACGCCGGGGTTCCCGCCTAGTTGATCCCGAGGAACTCGCTCATGGAGAGCAGGTCGCAGAACCCTGCTCCTCCGCCCTGCATGTCCGCCTCGAACTCCCAGCAGATGCCGCCGTCGCCGAGCCCCTGCAACGAGTCCACGGCGCCGCAACGACCGTCCACCGTGGTGCTCCCGCTCGCGCCCTGCTGCGCCGGGCTGCAGTCGAAGGCGGCGTCCAGGGCGCTCGGAGCCATCAGGCCGGCGCCGTAGTCCATGTCCATGTCGAGCCAGTCCGCGAACATCACCTTGGGGAGCACGGGCGCGTGCGGCCGGATCGAGCCGGCCGCGCCGGGCCCGGTGAGGCTGCTCGAGTCGTCGGCCGTCGACGACGACTCGGGCGGGCCGGACGAGCCGGAGTTGGACGGCTGGTTAACGGTGCTGCGTTCGCGGCTGCTGTCGCTGGGCGTCGGGCTCCGGGGCGCGTCCGAGCCGGCGGACTTGGCTGGCGCCCGCGCGCCCTCGACGCGCTTCTTCAGGTACGAGTTCCAGTAGTTCTTCACCTCGTTGTCCGTCCGGCCCGGCAGGTGCTGCGCTATCTGAGACCACCTGCACCACAGAAAAATTTCTCACCATGTTAGAGAAGCAAACCATGAGGTAATTTGGACTCTGAATTCTGGGTCAGCAGAGCCAAGAACTAATTAAAACCAGGTTATTTTTTATTGTGTTTTAATCTCGTTGTATTGTATTTGTACAGTGGCTCCAATAATAAATAAACCTACGATTGCCACAGACCCGTAGCATCAGCTACAAGTCTTCTCCCTTGGGATTGTCAATGTCAAAGCATCTGTTACACTATCATTGCCCATTGGTCTCAACAGTTGACTGTACTAGAAGCGTGTTCACAAATGATTGTACACTCATAATATCAATCTATCTTCATTATCAAAACTAGGCACGGCACAGTACTAACTATGATCAAGGACGCACGAAACGGAAATGATAAAACCAGCTTTGCTTGCACCGACAGGCAACCGCAAAAGACCCTTTAGCCACAAGGCTAGCGATTCTCAGTTGCTCTTTCGTCCTTTCCTCTGTCCGAAAAGAGGTTAACCGTGACCAAGCCAACTTTCCATCCAGTAGGTTAGCGAAAGCGAGGCGCTTGCTCACTGTCACCAAACCAGCACTCGGAAAGAGAAGCCAACGCAGGCGTCGGCATCAACTCCACCACGTAAAGCGGTCTCCATGCCCATGGCAGACATCAGCATTTCCTTTTGTTTCCGCCAGGAATACGTTTTCTTTCCCTTTTATTTCACTTTCTACGCTTGAAACTCAACTCGCCAGCAAAACGACACTGCCATGCTGACACCAGCAAATTGAGCAAGAATACTCTACTTTTCTTCCTTTTATTATTAAACTTCTGAGGATGACTATAGATGAATTAGAAGGAAAAAAATAACAAAGAAATACTCTCTGACTGATTCAATTCAACCGCGCCTGCTAATCAGGTGACGTTTTGCTCGTCAGCTATCTGAGGCCGAAGAAGGTGGGGTGGAAAAGGTGAGAATTGTGATGTGTGCTTGGGATGCTTACTTGTTGCCTAGTGTGGCGTGGAGGCTCATGAcggtctcctcctcctcccgggAGAACATGCCGTGCTTCAACCCCGGCCTCAGGTAGTTGATCCATCGCAGCC contains:
- the LOC125539034 gene encoding transcription factor LAF1-like, which gives rise to MGCKSCQKPKAQHRKGLWSPEEDQKLRDYIVRYGHSCWSTVPVKAGLQRNGKSCRLRWINYLRPGLKHGMFSREEEETVMSLHATLGNKWSQIAQHLPGRTDNEVKNYWNSYLKKRVEGARAPAKSAGSDAPRSPTPSDSSRERSTVNQPSNSGSSGPPESSSTADDSSSLTGPGAAGSIRPHAPVLPKVMFADWLDMDMDYGAGLMAPSALDAAFDCSPAQQGASGSTTVDGRCGAVDSLQGLGDGGICWEFEADMQGGGAGFCDLLSMSEFLGIN